One stretch of Deinococcus taeanensis DNA includes these proteins:
- a CDS encoding ABC transporter ATP-binding protein — MTLEHPAALMDVRGLTKTFPVRQSLLARLQGQPRRAVQALSDVHLSVVRGETLGIVGESGCGKSTLARCLVRLHEADSGAVRYEDLDVLRLRGPALRRYNRRVQMIFQDPYSSLNPRMTVGQMLREVLSVHRMRPAAEQPARIQELLTLVGLPAHAAGRYPHEFSGGQRQRVGIARALALEPECLIADELVSALDVSVQAQVVNLLLELQQRLGLTVLFVAHDLRLVRHLSHRVAVMYLGRVVEVAPTDALFSAPKHPYTQALLAAAPTLDPARRTAAPAITGELPSPLNVPGGCAFRTRCPHAFDRCAAERPALLRLDGGQEVACHLYDPLPQATGAGPGAPVTG; from the coding sequence ATGACCCTGGAACACCCCGCCGCGCTGATGGACGTGCGCGGCCTGACCAAAACCTTCCCGGTGCGCCAGAGCCTGCTTGCCCGCCTGCAGGGCCAGCCTCGCCGGGCCGTGCAGGCCCTGAGCGACGTGCACCTGAGCGTCGTGCGCGGCGAGACGCTCGGCATCGTCGGCGAGAGCGGCTGCGGGAAATCCACGCTCGCGCGCTGCCTCGTGCGCCTGCACGAGGCCGACAGCGGCGCGGTGCGCTACGAGGACCTGGACGTGCTGCGCCTGCGCGGCCCGGCGCTGCGGCGCTACAACCGCCGCGTGCAGATGATCTTCCAGGACCCGTACTCCAGCCTCAACCCCCGCATGACGGTCGGGCAGATGCTGCGCGAGGTCCTGAGCGTGCACCGCATGCGCCCGGCCGCCGAGCAGCCCGCCCGCATCCAGGAACTCCTGACCCTGGTGGGCCTGCCCGCCCACGCCGCGGGCCGCTACCCGCACGAGTTCAGCGGCGGGCAGCGCCAGCGCGTCGGCATCGCCCGCGCCCTGGCGCTCGAACCCGAGTGCCTGATCGCCGACGAACTCGTCTCCGCGCTGGACGTCAGCGTGCAGGCGCAGGTCGTGAACCTGCTGCTCGAACTGCAGCAGCGCCTGGGCCTGACCGTGCTGTTCGTCGCGCACGACCTGCGCCTGGTGCGGCACCTCTCGCACCGCGTGGCCGTGATGTACCTCGGCCGGGTGGTGGAGGTCGCGCCCACCGACGCGCTGTTCAGCGCGCCGAAGCACCCGTACACCCAGGCGCTGCTCGCCGCGGCCCCCACCCTCGACCCGGCGCGCCGCACGGCCGCGCCCGCCATCACCGGCGAACTGCCCAGCCCCCTGAACGTCCCGGGCGGCTGCGCGTTCCGCACCCGCTGCCCGCACGCCTTTGACCGCTGCGCCGCCGAGCGGCCCGCGCTGCTGCGCCTGGACGGCGGGCAGGAGGTCGCCTGTCACCTCTACGACCCGCTCCCGCAGGCCACAGGCGCCGGGCCGGGCGCGCCGGTGACCGGATGA